One region of Culex pipiens pallens isolate TS chromosome 2, TS_CPP_V2, whole genome shotgun sequence genomic DNA includes:
- the LOC120431039 gene encoding uncharacterized protein LOC120431039: MSLYRYIMAGKKYHEFMVGNVPGISRATLLRHMDKHTTDIKDGVIDAAGLKRYLTENGYPLTVMLAEDGTRVTPRAQYDERTNTLTGLVAPLDHTGLPKRNYFDASNAQDMADKLKNCRLASTAYVQLAVPLDPNAAPYVLFYMGTDNSFTYADVLKRWLHTIDLLKKHGITVFGIASDGDPTLLKAMLSIMQLADVPCDELGVRFLWKLVQRTYLYQDITHTVNKLARKLFNRKRALMIGTSVASVTHLDALLDKVSKDKHGLTYGDLHPTDLMSFRPTEKVMEEAVINLLEEHVPGSEGTVVLLRYMSAIYRAYTDVSLAPIEAISMLWEALFFMRAWRNWTLKNRTSSFQCVTANTYACLEINAHSLVLAARDCRDRGRPEEFLVRCFGSQDVEATFRNLRSMTTMNHTQTNLTFKEIGEKLRRAHMLHQIQHRNRIKFRFPGHTGPTNVSVLPTLPTDAEIKAALTSAEGRASEVLGKLGLLQAEQSFEFSVHALGDRNWEDLIVSDSESDTEDHEDHEPGQEVYEAKHLFSNFSGQIALPNSTSDKHIYLIRDDHGKVFHVKKSSVVWMLTASKVQEKARMIRYKQPMPN; this comes from the exons ATGTCGTTGTATCGATACATAATGGCTGGGAAGAAGTATCATGAGTTCATGGTTGGGAATGTTCCCGGCATAAGCCGAGCTACCCTTCTAAGGCACATGGACAAACATACAACGGACATTAAAGATG GGGTGATCGACGCGGCGGGTCTGAAGCGTTACCTGACCGAGAACGGCTATCCGCTGACGGTGATGCTTGCGGAGGATGGGACGAGGGTTACCCCGCGTGCCCAGTACGACGAGCGAACAAACACTTTGACTGGACTAGTAGCTCCGCTTGACCACACGGGACTTCCCAAACGAAACTACTTTGACGCCAGCAATGCGCAGGATATGGCtgacaagttgaaaaattgccGACTGGCAAGCACTGCATACGTTCAACTAGCAGTACCTCTAGATCCAAATGCGGCCCCGTACGTGCTGTTCTACATGGGTACGGACAACAGCTTTACGTATGCAGATGTACTCAAGCGTTGGCTTCACACCATCGACTTGCTGAAGAAGCATGGCATCACCGTTtttggtatagcttcagatgggGACCCAACTCTCCTGAAGGCAATGCTCAGCATCATGCAATTGGCAGATGTACCGTGTGATGAGCTAGGTGTTAGATTTCTTTGGAAACTTGTTCAGCGCACCTATCTGTACCAAGATATAACGCACACAGTGAACAAACTAGCGCGCAAGTTGTTCAATCGCAAACGAGCGTTAATGATTGGTACATCGGTGGCTAGCGTTACCCACCTCGATGCCCTGTTGGATAAGGTTTCGAAGGACAAACACGGTCTCACGTACGGTGATCTTCACCCGACCGACCTCATGAGCTTTCGACCTACGGAAAAAGTAATGGAGGAAGCCGTTATCAACCTGTTGGAGGAACATGTGCCTGGTAGCGAGGGCACGGTAGTGCTGCTCCGCTACATGAGCGCTATATACCGAGCATATACTGATGTATCGTTGGCGCCGATTGAAGCCATCTCAATGCTCTG GGAGGCGTTGTTTTTCATGCGGGCGTGGAGGAACTGGACATTGAAGAATAGAACAAGCAGCTTCCAATGTGTGACAGCAAACACGTACGCTTGTCTTGAGATAAATGCTCACAGCCTTGTGCTGGCAGCAAGAGACTGCCGCGATCGTGGCCGACCCGAGGAATTCTTAGTGAGGTGTTTCGGCAGTCAGGACGTCGAGGCGACATTCCGGAATCTTCGATCGATGACGACAATGAACCATACCCAGACGAACCTCACTTTCAAGGAAATCGGCGAAAAGCTGCGGCGAGCTCACATGCTGCATCAAATTCAGCACCGTAACCGTATTAAGTTTCGATTCCCTGGTCACACGGGTCCGACCAACGTGTCCGTGCTACCGACACTGCCGACGGATGCTGAAATAAAAGCCGCACTAACCAGTGCTGAGGGGAGGGCATCTGAGGTCTTGGGCAAGCTTGGCCTCTTGCAGGCTGAACAATCTTTCGAGTTTAGTGTACATGCCCTCGGGGACCGGAACTGGGAAGACTTGATCGTTTCCGATAGTGAGTCTGACACGGAGGACCATGAAGACCATGAACCCGGTCAGGAGGTGTATGAAGCTAAGCAtctgttttcaaacttttcGGGCCAGATCGCGCTGCCTAACAGCACGTCCGATAAGCACATCTACCTGATACGAGATGACCACGGGAAGGTGTTTCACGTTAAGAAGAGTAGTGTAGTGTGGATGCTTACTGCGTCTAAGGTTCAGGAAAAAGCTCGTATGATACGTTACAAACAGCCCATGCCTAACTAG
- the LOC120431038 gene encoding uncharacterized protein LOC120431038 codes for MNAEERGQIKERFWKRVQKVIGLVPHRVMALLDMFDLSASQVIAEASVEWPKLIEDDIRKSGVEIFDDAVSRGLARSKYDVFGRQQNDLATFSLHAAEEVSINNVGKLIQKYGIRQFIEGSPVLARRCQEIGTDQVNPIADDSKKMLLEKLANYYRQHEECGVDPDYFVDLPVLTISNTGDQATVRVTCAVCKKTRPMCKRSGGNWVTNNYYQHVRTHLRGVVRRREEELASLSSEEDTDSDGDGAHGDRAVGGGSGSVEEADVGGGSSVASRNDSVDEAAVGDGSGGASRSGSNEEAANDGDSSEAAIVDGETVVSSGDGGPAESGNDGTAPVSAGGDGAAGSGVCQPSRKSVADLINQYQYAGEGSSRHHHHLRGGHFLRSDNKTSGN; via the coding sequence ATGAATGCCGAAGAAAGGGGGCAGATAAAGGAGCGGTTCTGGAAACGTGTCCAGAAGGTGATCGGTCTCGTGCCGCATCGAGTCATGGCCTTGCTGGATATGTTCGACCTGTCAGCATCGCAAGTCATCGCTGAGGCAAGTGTGGAATGGCCGAAACTCATCGAAGATGATATCAGAAAGAGTGGTGTCGAAATTTTCGATGATGCCGTAAGCCGAGGGCTCGCAAGGTCAAAGTACGATGTGTTTGGCCGGCAACAGAACGACCTGGCAACATTCAGTTTGCATGCCGCTGAAGAGGTTTCGATCAACAATGTAGGCAAATTGATCCAAAAGTACGGGATACGCCAATTCATCGAGGGCTCACCTGTACTAGCGAGACGGTGCCAAGAAATTGGTACAGACCAAGTAAATCCTATTGCTGACGATTCGAAGAAAATGCTTCTAGAGAAGTTGGCCAACTACTACCGTCAGCACGAGGAATGTGGAGTCGACCCCGACTACTTCGTAGACTTGCCAGTGCTTACCATTTCAAACACCGGGGACCAAGCGACAGTACGTGTTACGTGCGCAGTATGCAAGAAAACACGTCCCATGTGCAAGCGTTCTGGTGGCAATTGGGTTACGAATAATTATTACCAGCATGTTCGTACACATTTACGGGGAGTGGTCCGTAGAAGAGAAGAAGAACTGGCAAGTCTAAGTTCAGAAGAGGACACGGATAGCGATGGAGATGGCGCTCACGGGGATCGCGCTGTTGGTGGTGGCAGTGGAAGCGTTGAGGAAGCTGATGTTGGCGGTGGCAGTAGTGTAGCTTCGAGAAACGATAGCGTTGACGAAGCAGCTGTTGGCGATGGCAGTGGTGGAGCTTCGAGAAGCGGTAGCAATGAGGAAGCTGCAAATGATGGTGACAGTAGTGAAGCTGCTATTGTCGATGGTGAAACTGTTGTTAGCAGTGGCGATGGTGGACCTGCGGAAAGCGGTAACGATGGTACAGCTCCTGTTAGCGCTGGCGGTGATGGAGCTGCTGGTAGCGGTGTATGTCAACCGAGCAGAAAGTCGGTGGCAGACTTGATCAATCAGTATCAATACGCCGGCGAAGGTAGCAGCCGTCACCATCATCACTTGCGGGGTGGGCATTTTCTGAGGAGTGACAACAAAACGTCGGGAAACTAG